In the genome of Pseudanabaena mucicola str. Chao 1806, the window TTGGAAGGAAAAATTGTTTGTATGAGTCCACAGAGACCATTTCATGCGGCAAGTGTCCAACGTAGTGGTAGATTACTGTTTAAATTGCTAGGAGATCGCGCTGAAATTCGTATCCAGTTACCTGTGACATTAGGTAATGATTCTGAGCCAGAACCAGATATTGCTGTTGTTAGGCTTGATGAGAATGAATATTCCTTTAGACATCCTGAAGCCTTTGATATTTATCTATTGATAGAAGTTGCTGATTGGACTGCCTCAAAGGATCGCAACCAAAAAACTCGTATTTATGGCAAAAATCAAGTTTTAGAATATTGGATTCTTGATTTACAAAAGCGACAAGTTTATATTTTCCGTCAACCAGAGGATGGAAGCTATCGTGAAGAATTGATTTTGAACAGCAATGATATTGCCACTATGCAAGCTTTTCCTGATGTTGCGATCGCTTTAGAGGGTTTGTTTGCAATCGCTCCAAACTAAATTGGCATTCACTCAGTATTAGCATGGATTAGCAGCGTAACGCTTTAATAACAAACATCAAAAACGTGCGCTACATTAACGCAGATAACGAAGCAGAGCATTTTGAGGGCAAAATCTCCGCTAAAAACAGATAACTACTTTAAAAGGGCATGTCAATTTCTGTCTAACGATACGCTTGAACAGCTAGCTGCCAATAGTCTTAGCAATGTAATTTCTCACATCCGCTCCGAGCGAGTTGTTAGGCAGTTGGACAGCTAGTCAACTGAAGGTAGTCATGCAACACAATTACATTGCATGACTACTGACAACTCTAGTGGGCGTATGGTCTAGGTATAACACACAGTTGTAAAGCAGAAAAGTTCTTGCATATAGTTTAACATTAAACTAATATAGTTTAATGTTAAACTATATTAGTAGCCAAGTTCACAATAACCCACCTCATTCGCTGTGCTGATTGTCATGCTGTCCAGCACGTATCTCGTGCTTGCAAAGCGCACCGATATGTGCCGATAGTCTCTGGCGCTGCGGCTCACTGTCCTCAGATCTGCGATCTCCATTGCCGACATCGGGGATAACTTGGTCATGCTGACAATGCTCAGCGTGCCGAATTGGATGCGGTCGGGCTATGCACATGAGCAGTCACTCAGACACGTAATCAAACCGAAAAGGAGCAGATAATGGAACGGAGAAAATTCATTCGCTTAGTGGGCGGCGGCATCATTCTGGCTGCTGGAACGACTGTGCTTGCACGCTTTATCACCGCCTTCGACGTGCCGCCATCGGCGACC includes:
- a CDS encoding Uma2 family endonuclease, with amino-acid sequence MQATVTEQGQEPQMHLWSITDYHQMIEVGVLDEDDRVELLEGKIVCMSPQRPFHAASVQRSGRLLFKLLGDRAEIRIQLPVTLGNDSEPEPDIAVVRLDENEYSFRHPEAFDIYLLIEVADWTASKDRNQKTRIYGKNQVLEYWILDLQKRQVYIFRQPEDGSYREELILNSNDIATMQAFPDVAIALEGLFAIAPN